One segment of Ignavibacteriales bacterium DNA contains the following:
- a CDS encoding glutamine--tRNA ligase/YqeY domain fusion protein, giving the protein MENNKSNLNDSLKEKSKNFIYEIIDEDFKTNKWNGRVHTRFPPEPNGYLHIGHAKSICLNYGIARDYKGKFNLRFDDTNPVKEEQEYVYSIIEDVKWLGGDFEDRIFFASDYFEQMYEWAVKLIKKGKAYVDDTDSETMRGLRGTIIEAGKESPNRSRSAEENLDLFERMRKGEFKNGEKVLRAKIDMSSPNMLLRDPVMYRIIHSEHHRTGSKWCIYPTYDWAHGLEDSIETITHSICTLEFEVHRPLYDWFLNELEIYHPQQIEFARLNLTYTFMSKRKLLELVEQKFVDGWDDPRMPTISAFRRRGYTSEAIQNFAETIGVAKRDAMTEIALLEYSIREDLNKRSQRVMAVLDPLKVVITNYNGEEELEAVNNPEDAEMGHRKVPFEKELYIERTDFMEEPVKGFHRLILGGEVRLRYAYIIKCEEVIKNEHGEVIQLNCSYDPETKSGSGTSTKKVKGTIHWVSINHAVDCEVRLYDRLLTVEDPASEKDKDYKDLINPNSLVILENAKLEPFVKSAKAGDRFQFERQGYFCVDIKHSTNEKLVFNRTVTLKDTWAKTSGRK; this is encoded by the coding sequence ATGGAAAATAATAAATCAAACCTAAATGATTCTTTAAAAGAAAAATCTAAGAATTTTATCTACGAAATAATTGATGAAGATTTTAAAACTAATAAATGGAATGGAAGAGTTCATACCCGTTTTCCACCTGAACCAAACGGTTATTTGCATATCGGACATGCAAAATCAATTTGTCTTAATTATGGTATAGCCCGCGATTACAAAGGCAAATTTAATTTGCGTTTTGATGATACAAATCCTGTAAAAGAAGAACAGGAGTATGTTTATTCGATTATCGAAGATGTAAAATGGCTCGGCGGTGATTTTGAAGATAGAATATTTTTTGCTTCTGATTATTTTGAGCAAATGTATGAGTGGGCAGTTAAGCTTATTAAAAAAGGTAAAGCTTATGTGGATGACACTGATTCCGAAACAATGCGTGGTTTACGCGGAACAATAATCGAAGCAGGAAAAGAAAGTCCAAATCGTAGTCGATCAGCTGAAGAAAATCTGGATTTGTTTGAACGAATGCGAAAAGGCGAATTTAAGAATGGTGAAAAAGTTCTTCGTGCAAAAATTGATATGTCATCTCCAAATATGCTTTTACGCGATCCAGTTATGTACAGAATTATTCATTCTGAACATCATCGCACCGGAAGTAAATGGTGCATATATCCAACATACGATTGGGCGCATGGACTTGAGGATTCGATTGAAACCATTACGCATTCTATTTGTACACTTGAGTTTGAAGTACATAGACCATTGTATGATTGGTTTTTAAATGAACTAGAGATTTATCATCCTCAGCAAATAGAATTTGCAAGATTAAATCTTACTTACACGTTTATGAGCAAAAGGAAATTACTTGAGCTAGTAGAACAAAAATTTGTTGATGGATGGGATGACCCTAGAATGCCAACTATTTCTGCATTTAGAAGAAGAGGTTATACTTCAGAAGCAATCCAGAATTTTGCAGAAACAATTGGCGTTGCCAAGCGAGATGCTATGACTGAGATTGCTCTGCTTGAATATTCAATTAGAGAAGATCTAAATAAGCGGTCACAAAGAGTTATGGCAGTTCTTGATCCTTTAAAAGTTGTCATTACGAATTATAACGGGGAAGAAGAACTTGAAGCAGTTAATAATCCTGAAGATGCTGAAATGGGACATCGTAAAGTTCCTTTTGAAAAAGAACTTTATATTGAACGAACTGATTTTATGGAAGAGCCCGTAAAAGGGTTTCATAGATTAATTCTTGGTGGTGAAGTTAGATTACGTTACGCATACATAATCAAATGTGAAGAGGTAATTAAAAATGAACACGGTGAAGTGATTCAACTTAACTGCAGCTACGATCCTGAAACAAAAAGCGGCAGCGGCACAAGTACAAAAAAAGTCAAAGGCACCATTCATTGGGTTTCTATTAATCACGCAGTTGATTGTGAAGTAAGGTTGTATGATAGACTTTTAACAGTTGAAGATCCTGCAAGTGAAAAAGATAAAGATTACAAGGATCTCATAAATCCAAATTCTTTGGTGATTTTAGAAAATGCTAAACTGGAGCCTTTTGTAAAATCCGCAAAAGCAGGCGATCGGTTTCAGTTTGAAAGACAGGGTTATTTTTGTGTTGATATAAAGCATTCAACAAATGAAAAACTTGTTTTTAATCGTACTGTTACTTTAAAAGATACCTGGGCTAAAACAAGTGGAAGAAAGTAA
- the recO gene encoding DNA repair protein RecO — protein MSDIVKTEAVVLSKINYGDTSSIVSLYTESDGKISAIVKGGRGPKSKIGKIIDPLNHLQIIIYNKNSRDVQLLSDANLISHFVNIKEDLDATKYGFAIIELIKNLTADHEANAKLFKGLIKILNMIDEKREAPAFLYGRFLLFFLSELGYELSIDKCAICSDPVVVKQNLGFDFESGFACEDCFISHSGLENVSAELFNLIFCLKNNKKTVNFSVDLMDKFNLLLERYLKFHISDFKGIQSFQIYK, from the coding sequence ATGAGCGATATAGTTAAAACGGAAGCGGTTGTGCTTTCAAAAATTAATTACGGGGATACAAGCAGCATTGTTTCGCTTTATACGGAATCAGATGGAAAAATTTCTGCGATTGTAAAAGGCGGTAGAGGTCCTAAATCAAAAATCGGAAAAATCATTGATCCGCTTAATCATTTGCAAATAATTATCTATAATAAAAACTCAAGAGATGTTCAATTACTTTCGGATGCAAATCTTATTTCGCACTTTGTAAATATTAAAGAAGATCTTGATGCAACCAAGTATGGATTTGCGATCATAGAATTAATTAAAAATCTAACTGCTGATCATGAGGCAAATGCAAAACTATTTAAAGGATTAATTAAAATCCTTAATATGATTGATGAAAAAAGAGAGGCCCCTGCATTTTTATACGGCAGATTTTTATTGTTCTTTTTATCTGAGCTTGGCTATGAATTATCAATTGATAAATGCGCAATTTGCAGCGATCCAGTGGTAGTAAAACAAAATTTAGGATTTGATTTTGAATCTGGTTTTGCGTGTGAAGATTGTTTTATATCACATTCTGGTTTAGAAAATGTTTCAGCGGAACTTTTTAATCTTATCTTTTGTCTAAAAAACAATAAAAAAACTGTAAATTTTAGTGTTGATCTCATGGACAAGTTTAATTTATTATTAGAACGTTACCTTAAATTTCATATAAGTGATTTTAAGGGAATTCAATCATTTCAAATTTATAAGTAG
- a CDS encoding glutamate--tRNA ligase — MINETPRVRFAPSPTGYLHVGGLRTALYNFLFAKNNNGSFVLRIEDTDRNRFVEGAVENLISALKWAGLNFDEGPEIGGDFGPYMQSQRLDIYKKYSDQLIEKGKAYYCFCTTERLQTLREEQEKQKLPQAKYDKHCLQLSKDEIAKNLAAGIPKVVRLNVIPNQTIKFDDIVRKHVEFESNNVDDQVLIKSDGYPTYHLANVVDDHLMKITHVIRGEEWLSSTPKHVLLYDSFEWERPIFAHLPLLLNPDRSKLSKRQGDVAVEDYRDKGYLKDALINFVALLGWNAGDDKEFYYIDELIKSFSLERVNKAGAVFDLQKLNWLNAEHLRKKSNEELLSLLKDEIRKSKFKNENYSDNFLSSLIEAMKERVSFVKEFIDTCTYFYEAPTAYEQKSIEKNWKPETAAHLNRLKDEFSSLKNPSKEEFEHALAKISEELNVSKGKLIHPLRLAVSGLSTGPGMFDLLITLGKDEVVKRIETAIEKISV; from the coding sequence ATGATTAATGAAACTCCAAGAGTACGATTTGCTCCAAGTCCAACTGGCTATTTACACGTTGGCGGATTGCGAACAGCACTCTACAACTTTCTATTCGCAAAAAATAATAACGGTTCATTTGTATTAAGGATTGAAGACACTGATCGTAATCGTTTTGTAGAAGGCGCTGTTGAGAATCTAATTAGCGCTCTAAAATGGGCTGGATTAAATTTTGATGAAGGACCAGAAATCGGTGGAGATTTTGGACCTTATATGCAATCACAAAGATTAGATATTTATAAAAAATACTCTGACCAGTTGATCGAAAAAGGCAAAGCATATTATTGTTTTTGCACCACAGAAAGATTGCAAACCTTACGCGAAGAACAAGAAAAACAGAAACTACCTCAAGCAAAGTATGATAAACATTGCTTGCAATTATCTAAAGATGAAATCGCTAAAAATCTTGCTGCAGGAATTCCCAAAGTTGTACGATTAAATGTGATCCCAAATCAGACAATTAAGTTTGATGACATAGTTCGTAAACATGTTGAGTTTGAAAGTAACAATGTTGATGATCAGGTATTAATAAAAAGTGATGGATATCCAACGTATCATCTTGCAAACGTTGTTGATGATCATTTAATGAAAATCACACACGTTATTCGTGGTGAAGAGTGGCTTTCATCAACACCAAAACACGTTTTACTTTATGATTCATTTGAATGGGAGCGCCCAATATTTGCACATCTTCCATTACTTCTAAACCCTGATCGTTCCAAACTTAGTAAAAGACAAGGTGATGTTGCGGTTGAGGACTATCGAGATAAGGGATATTTAAAAGATGCTCTTATAAATTTTGTTGCCTTGCTTGGGTGGAATGCAGGTGATGATAAAGAATTTTACTATATAGATGAATTAATAAAAAGTTTTTCATTAGAAAGAGTCAATAAAGCCGGAGCCGTTTTCGATCTTCAAAAATTAAATTGGTTGAATGCGGAACACTTGAGAAAAAAATCAAATGAAGAATTATTGTCGCTATTAAAAGATGAAATTCGAAAATCAAAATTCAAAAATGAGAATTATTCAGACAATTTTTTATCATCGCTTATAGAAGCAATGAAAGAACGTGTTTCTTTTGTAAAAGAGTTTATTGATACTTGCACTTATTTCTATGAAGCTCCAACTGCCTATGAACAAAAATCAATTGAAAAGAATTGGAAACCTGAAACAGCAGCACATTTAAATAGATTAAAAGATGAATTTTCCTCACTAAAGAATCCATCTAAAGAAGAATTTGAACATGCGCTTGCAAAAATTTCGGAAGAATTAAATGTTAGCAAAGGGAAATTAATTCATCCACTAAGATTGGCTGTCTCTGGACTGAGTACAGGACCAGGAATGTTTGATTTGCTTATTACTCTTGGTAAAGATGAAGTTGTGAAAAGAATTGAAACTGCAATTGAAAAAATATCAGTCTAA
- a CDS encoding DUF3307 domain-containing protein → MNSILIQILIPLLTAHFLADFILQTDEDVKKKQSPLVFGKHIVLVTLLSYFLVGDWSNYIIPSSILLTHSIIDLLKNAIKKDSLFIFSIDQTAHYLVILLLSFSIQNKLFQEANNLFWFAAFGNTYIKVLMIVVAVIVITKFSSIIISYIIKPFQLKIFKGENNNKDEIKTGRIIGYLERIIILVLFLAELPAVVGFLITAKSILRYAEIKNEKDKVMVEYVLIGTLLSFTIGISIAFITSKILVYLG, encoded by the coding sequence ATGAACAGTATATTAATTCAAATTCTTATCCCACTATTAACAGCACATTTTCTTGCTGATTTTATTCTTCAAACCGATGAAGATGTGAAGAAAAAGCAAAGCCCATTGGTATTTGGTAAGCACATTGTGCTTGTTACATTACTAAGTTATTTTTTGGTAGGGGATTGGAGTAATTATATAATTCCGTCATCAATATTACTTACTCATTCGATAATTGATTTGTTAAAAAACGCTATAAAAAAAGATTCATTATTTATTTTCTCCATTGATCAAACTGCACATTATTTAGTTATACTGCTATTATCTTTTTCTATACAGAATAAACTTTTCCAAGAAGCAAATAACCTGTTTTGGTTTGCTGCTTTTGGAAATACTTATATAAAAGTATTGATGATTGTAGTTGCAGTAATAGTTATAACAAAGTTTAGCAGTATTATTATTAGCTATATAATCAAACCATTTCAGCTTAAAATATTTAAAGGCGAGAATAATAATAAGGATGAAATAAAAACAGGAAGAATTATTGGTTACTTAGAAAGAATAATTATCCTTGTTTTATTTCTTGCGGAGTTACCAGCAGTTGTTGGATTTTTAATTACAGCTAAATCAATATTAAGATATGCCGAGATTAAAAATGAAAAAGACAAAGTGATGGTTGAGTACGTTTTGATAGGCACATTGTTAAGCTTTACAATTGGAATATCTATCGCATTTATAACTTCTAAAATATTGGTTTATTTAGGCTAA
- a CDS encoding bifunctional hydroxymethylpyrimidine kinase/phosphomethylpyrimidine kinase, which translates to MGLLVVGSLGLDTVETPFDKVEDALGGSATYISLAASYFGGPVELVGVVGSDFPKEYIKIMQDHNVDVEGLQIVEGGKTFKWSGKYHYDLNVRDTLLTELNVFQDFNPVIPDNFKKSKYICLGNIDPVLQSKVLDQMEDPQFIVCDTMNFWIEGKKDELFQLLPRVDVLIINDSEARLLAHEPNLIRAARKIREMGPKILIIKKGEHGALLFVDDIVFSAPAYPMETIYDPTGAGDSFAGGFTGYLYKTRDLSPDSLKRAVIYGSTMASFCVEKFSTKGLEDLSYLQISDRYREFMMLSRFDEQE; encoded by the coding sequence TTGGGTTTACTAGTTGTAGGTTCACTCGGTTTAGACACAGTTGAAACACCATTTGATAAAGTTGAAGATGCTTTGGGCGGATCAGCAACTTATATTTCACTAGCTGCAAGTTATTTCGGTGGCCCTGTGGAATTAGTTGGTGTGGTCGGCAGTGATTTTCCAAAAGAGTATATTAAGATTATGCAGGATCATAATGTTGATGTTGAAGGTTTGCAGATTGTTGAGGGCGGGAAAACTTTTAAATGGTCCGGCAAATATCATTATGATCTGAATGTGCGAGATACACTTTTAACCGAGTTAAATGTTTTTCAGGATTTTAATCCTGTTATTCCTGATAATTTTAAAAAATCAAAATATATTTGTCTCGGCAATATCGATCCTGTTCTTCAATCAAAAGTATTGGATCAGATGGAAGATCCGCAGTTTATCGTTTGCGATACAATGAACTTCTGGATCGAAGGAAAGAAAGATGAATTGTTTCAGTTATTACCAAGAGTAGATGTGCTAATTATAAATGACAGCGAGGCAAGATTACTTGCACACGAACCGAATTTAATTCGTGCCGCAAGAAAGATAAGAGAAATGGGTCCTAAAATTCTTATCATAAAAAAAGGCGAACACGGCGCACTTTTATTTGTAGATGATATTGTATTCTCTGCACCGGCTTATCCGATGGAAACAATTTATGATCCGACAGGTGCAGGTGATTCTTTTGCCGGCGGATTTACAGGCTACTTATACAAAACACGTGATCTTTCTCCGGACAGTTTAAAACGTGCAGTTATTTACGGAAGTACTATGGCTTCTTTCTGTGTTGAAAAATTTAGTACTAAGGGATTAGAAGATTTATCTTATTTACAGATTTCGGATCGTTACAGAGAATTTATGATGCTTTCAAGATTTGATGAACAAGAATAG
- the mtnA gene encoding S-methyl-5-thioribose-1-phosphate isomerase, with protein MNKNSYYSIKFIDDHLSFLDQTKLPLQEVYVDTDDYERIAAAIERLELRGAPLIGISAAFAIALSFKNISSDHKGHFNIVYKRLASTRPTAVNLFYALDRMKKVFESITDHSKTYQTLLDEAKAIYNYEEHCSNKIAEHGFNIFTKKSNVLTHCNTGALASAGFGTAFAVIKKAFDEGYVNHVYADETRPLLQGLRLTTYELQKNGIPFTVQTDSMAAVLMQQGKIDLVITGADRIALNGDCANKIGTYNLAVLCNYHNIPFYIVAPSTTIDRKIPTGADIEIEYRNGSEILSINGNQISDSKINTFSPAFDVTPSHLIKGIITEEDIYFFPYNFIR; from the coding sequence ATGAACAAGAATAGTTATTACTCAATAAAATTTATAGATGATCATCTTTCTTTTTTGGATCAAACAAAACTTCCATTGCAGGAGGTTTATGTTGATACAGATGATTACGAACGTATCGCCGCGGCAATCGAGAGGCTGGAATTACGCGGCGCTCCGTTAATTGGAATTTCAGCGGCATTTGCAATTGCTCTTTCCTTTAAGAACATTTCATCAGATCATAAAGGACATTTTAATATAGTTTATAAAAGATTAGCATCAACAAGACCAACTGCGGTTAATCTTTTTTACGCTTTGGATAGAATGAAAAAAGTATTTGAATCAATAACGGATCATTCCAAAACTTATCAAACATTGCTTGATGAGGCTAAAGCCATTTACAATTATGAAGAGCATTGTTCAAATAAAATTGCTGAGCATGGTTTTAATATCTTCACAAAAAAATCCAATGTTCTTACACATTGCAACACCGGGGCACTTGCAAGTGCTGGATTTGGGACTGCATTCGCGGTTATTAAAAAAGCTTTTGATGAAGGATATGTAAATCATGTTTATGCGGATGAAACTAGACCACTTTTACAAGGTTTACGGTTAACGACTTATGAACTTCAAAAAAATGGAATTCCATTCACAGTTCAAACAGATTCTATGGCTGCTGTTTTAATGCAGCAAGGGAAAATAGATTTAGTTATTACCGGAGCTGATAGAATTGCATTAAACGGAGATTGTGCTAACAAAATCGGGACTTATAATCTTGCCGTGCTTTGCAATTATCATAACATTCCATTCTATATTGTTGCTCCTTCAACAACAATAGATAGAAAAATTCCTACCGGTGCTGATATTGAAATTGAATACAGAAATGGTTCAGAAATTTTATCAATAAACGGCAATCAAATATCTGATTCGAAGATCAACACTTTTTCCCCCGCGTTCGACGTGACTCCATCTCATTTAATTAAAGGGATAATTACTGAAGAAGATATTTATTTCTTCCCATACAATTTTATAAGATGA
- a CDS encoding NUDIX pyrophosphatase has product MNIISNLIEAHIFREQNGIIEFLLLKRSPEQYYPNLWQMVSGKIKENETAYNTALREIKEETNLTPEKFWVAPTVNSFYAPDKDYISLLPVFAAKVNYDDIVLISKEHTEFKWLKPDEAKKLLAWDGQRKSVDVIVDYFQNRNSFLNFIEIEM; this is encoded by the coding sequence ATGAACATAATCTCAAACTTAATCGAAGCACACATTTTCCGTGAGCAAAATGGAATTATAGAATTTCTTCTTCTTAAAAGATCTCCCGAACAATATTATCCAAACTTGTGGCAAATGGTTTCCGGTAAGATTAAAGAAAATGAAACCGCGTACAATACAGCCTTGCGAGAAATAAAAGAAGAAACAAATTTAACCCCAGAAAAATTTTGGGTTGCGCCAACAGTAAATTCCTTTTACGCACCGGATAAAGATTACATCTCTTTGCTACCGGTGTTTGCTGCAAAAGTAAATTATGATGATATAGTTTTAATAAGCAAAGAGCACACTGAATTTAAATGGTTAAAACCGGATGAAGCTAAAAAACTACTTGCCTGGGATGGACAAAGAAAATCTGTTGATGTAATTGTTGATTATTTTCAAAACAGAAATTCATTCCTAAATTTTATTGAAATCGAAATGTAG
- a CDS encoding Do family serine endopeptidase — MKIKGILGAVALVAVGVLFGALLVSGFGLVRPGWADINLGATNPPVNLDADATSFSKAFIEVADKVTPAIVQITVVSERENNPHKDFFFFPFDDKLPKEQQGSGSGIIISDDGYILTNNHVVEKATKVSVGLSDRRTFDAKVVGTDPLTDLAVIKIDANNLTSAYLGDSDNLKVGQWVMAIGNPLSLSSTVTAGIVSAIGRGQLGLIRDSYGVENFIQTDAVINPGNSGGAMVDLSGAVVGINSAIATQGTGTYIGYGFAIPINLAKTVAKEIIAYGKVNRGYIGVNIGEVNDALAKSVGLDKPQGIIIQGIVEGGAASETDLKSGDIILTIDGREVNKPNELQSYVASKSAGTTIALKIFRDGKEIDRKITLKARDEDAKTKPVTMKDEGNSKSESKSNTISFESIGLTVKNLSEKEKESFNTNSGILISKVEDFGKAADQRLGAGLVIVEADKKKVNDVNSFEKIMDGKKGKAVLLKVQDKDGNSRFVGLEIPE; from the coding sequence ATGAAAATTAAAGGCATATTAGGAGCAGTTGCTCTAGTTGCAGTTGGAGTTCTATTTGGTGCTTTACTCGTTTCCGGATTTGGACTAGTTAGACCGGGTTGGGCGGACATTAACCTTGGAGCAACAAATCCACCTGTTAATTTGGATGCAGATGCTACCTCTTTTTCAAAAGCATTTATCGAAGTTGCGGATAAAGTTACTCCTGCAATTGTGCAAATAACTGTAGTTTCAGAAAGAGAAAATAATCCGCATAAAGATTTTTTCTTTTTCCCATTTGATGATAAACTTCCAAAAGAACAGCAAGGTTCCGGAAGTGGAATTATAATTTCTGATGATGGGTATATTTTAACAAATAATCACGTAGTAGAAAAAGCTACTAAAGTTTCTGTCGGATTATCTGATAGAAGAACATTTGATGCTAAAGTGGTTGGCACAGATCCTTTAACAGATTTAGCTGTTATAAAAATTGATGCAAACAATCTTACCAGTGCTTATCTTGGTGATTCAGATAATCTAAAAGTTGGGCAGTGGGTTATGGCAATCGGAAATCCGCTTTCTCTTTCTTCAACCGTTACTGCAGGAATTGTAAGTGCGATCGGAAGAGGGCAGCTTGGTTTGATTCGTGATAGTTACGGTGTTGAAAATTTTATTCAAACTGATGCCGTGATAAATCCAGGAAATAGCGGTGGAGCAATGGTTGATCTTTCAGGTGCCGTCGTTGGAATTAATTCTGCAATCGCTACACAAGGAACCGGAACATACATCGGGTATGGTTTTGCAATTCCAATCAATCTTGCTAAAACCGTAGCGAAAGAAATTATTGCTTACGGAAAAGTTAATCGCGGCTACATTGGTGTGAATATCGGTGAAGTAAATGATGCTCTAGCAAAATCTGTTGGATTAGATAAACCTCAGGGGATTATTATCCAAGGTATTGTTGAAGGTGGAGCAGCTTCTGAAACTGATTTGAAATCTGGTGATATTATTTTGACAATTGACGGCAGAGAAGTAAATAAGCCAAATGAATTACAAAGCTATGTCGCTTCAAAATCAGCTGGAACAACAATAGCTTTAAAAATATTTAGGGATGGTAAAGAGATAGATAGAAAAATAACTTTAAAAGCTCGTGATGAGGATGCTAAAACAAAACCTGTTACGATGAAAGATGAAGGCAATTCTAAGAGTGAATCGAAATCCAACACAATTAGTTTTGAAAGCATTGGACTGACTGTTAAAAATTTAAGCGAAAAAGAAAAAGAAAGCTTTAATACTAATTCTGGAATATTAATATCCAAGGTTGAAGACTTTGGTAAAGCTGCTGATCAACGTTTGGGTGCCGGATTGGTGATAGTTGAAGCGGACAAGAAAAAAGTAAATGATGTTAATAGTTTTGAAAAGATAATGGATGGTAAA
- a CDS encoding response regulator, producing MQSSKIDFLGKYNELIQTAIRSSVDFPTKLCDFIVKEFELEAAVLFKVTNNYNLEVIGKSATAKKSITSEVQISCPNCKNIIENGEVCQFLTQTNCSFNITDHIINEGCVLIKVADEQSALLKVAKKTNFTKNETDNIELISECSKNLLKLWIGSKGILNNSLSTIISNIAQELRTPTNSIMGFASLLNEENLSPSQTEYVGTLKDNAFELLSVINDLIDLSKLESGITKVNLTSVNIKDYLNEVVSLFSSKIEKSRIEFVMDIDSGIPDSIKIDTQKLRYILLNILTNSVRLTERGKISVSVSAPNNKKLVFRISDTSPGLNAKKSTEFFQPFALNELHGSKFGNLTGLGLSLTKKYIEYLNGDISISSGIGKGITYTFSVIGEILTSIEGQLAELPKPVGTKNKVLVVEDDYATSKLLSNYLSKWGYEPTIVNSAQQAMKIVETQQFLSVIMDIILPDANGFELLKQFRENPLTKHMPVIVCSVEAEQQKAFMMGAVEYFVKPINYKFLVEVLTSYKLKKDSNILIVDDDIPTLNLIKEAVEQAGFNAIAEHQSAKVIGMIENLNLDLAIIDLDMPVVNGFDLIKMIKSNKSFSKLPIIIYTGKESYQDDLKKIDGLFSDLLHKSSTNIEDLAETVNAMINRYDEPSTPEEAKEVKDSVKILLVEDYKHSQIIVTRLLKKNNFESIVVVENGLQAYEQVQEQYYDLILMDMQMPVMNGFEATQKIRELDDYKETPIIALTAFAMKGDREKCLEAGATDYIPKPIDSQEFIEKVKYYTENKVIKK from the coding sequence ATGCAAAGTTCAAAAATAGATTTTCTTGGTAAATATAATGAGTTAATTCAAACCGCAATTCGCTCATCAGTTGATTTTCCTACAAAGTTATGTGATTTTATAGTAAAAGAATTTGAATTAGAGGCCGCTGTACTATTTAAAGTTACTAATAATTATAATCTTGAAGTTATTGGTAAATCAGCAACAGCAAAAAAATCTATAACCAGTGAAGTTCAGATATCCTGCCCAAATTGTAAAAATATTATTGAAAATGGTGAAGTTTGTCAATTTCTTACACAGACTAATTGCTCATTCAATATTACTGATCACATTATAAACGAAGGCTGTGTTTTAATAAAAGTTGCGGATGAACAATCTGCTTTACTTAAAGTTGCAAAAAAAACAAATTTTACTAAAAATGAAACTGACAATATTGAACTGATCAGTGAGTGTTCAAAAAATCTATTAAAACTATGGATTGGAAGCAAAGGAATACTTAACAATTCACTTAGCACAATTATTTCAAATATCGCACAGGAATTAAGAACACCAACTAACAGTATTATGGGTTTTGCCTCTTTGTTAAATGAGGAAAACTTATCACCTTCCCAAACGGAATATGTTGGAACTTTAAAGGATAATGCTTTCGAATTGCTTTCAGTAATAAATGATTTGATAGATCTTAGTAAGCTAGAAAGTGGAATCACAAAGGTAAATCTTACTTCTGTTAACATTAAAGATTATTTAAATGAAGTTGTTTCTTTATTCAGTTCTAAAATTGAAAAATCCAGAATTGAATTTGTAATGGACATTGATTCTGGAATTCCAGATAGTATAAAGATTGACACACAAAAATTAAGATATATCCTACTTAATATTTTAACCAATTCAGTTCGATTAACTGAACGTGGAAAAATTTCCGTTTCAGTGTCTGCACCAAACAATAAAAAACTTGTCTTCAGGATTTCTGATACAAGTCCCGGTTTAAATGCAAAGAAAAGTACAGAATTCTTTCAACCATTTGCATTAAATGAACTTCACGGTTCTAAGTTTGGAAATTTAACTGGTCTTGGACTTTCACTTACTAAAAAATATATTGAATACCTTAACGGCGATATCAGTATTTCAAGTGGAATAGGAAAAGGTATAACTTATACATTTTCTGTAATCGGTGAAATTCTTACATCAATTGAAGGACAATTAGCAGAACTTCCAAAACCGGTGGGAACAAAAAATAAAGTTCTTGTTGTTGAAGATGATTATGCAACTTCAAAACTGTTGAGTAATTATTTATCTAAATGGGGATACGAACCAACAATCGTCAATTCAGCTCAACAAGCGATGAAGATAGTTGAAACACAGCAGTTTCTATCCGTAATAATGGATATTATTTTACCGGATGCTAATGGTTTTGAACTATTAAAACAATTCAGGGAAAATCCACTGACAAAACACATGCCCGTTATAGTTTGCTCGGTGGAAGCAGAACAACAAAAAGCTTTTATGATGGGTGCCGTTGAATATTTTGTAAAGCCTATCAACTATAAATTTTTGGTTGAGGTTTTAACAAGTTATAAACTTAAAAAAGATTCCAATATTCTTATCGTTGATGATGACATCCCGACTCTTAATCTGATTAAAGAAGCTGTTGAGCAAGCTGGATTTAATGCCATTGCTGAACATCAATCAGCAAAAGTTATTGGTATGATTGAAAATTTGAATCTTGATCTTGCAATAATTGATCTGGATATGCCTGTTGTTAATGGATTTGATTTAATAAAGATGATTAAATCGAATAAAAGTTTTTCTAAACTTCCAATAATTATTTACACAGGTAAAGAATCTTACCAGGATGATCTTAAAAAAATTGATGGATTGTTTTCAGATTTGCTACACAAGAGCAGTACTAACATAGAAGATCTTGCGGAAACTGTTAATGCTATGATTAATAGATACGATGAACCATCAACACCGGAGGAAGCTAAAGAAGTTAAAGATTCGGTAAAAATATTATTAGTTGAAGATTATAAACATTCTCAAATTATTGTTACACGATTACTTAAGAAAAATAATTTTGAATCAATCGTTGTTGTTGAAAATGGCTTACAAGCTTATGAACAAGTTCAAGAACAGTATTATGATCTAATCCTTATGGATATGCAAATGCCAGTTATGAATGGATTTGAGGCAACTCAAAAAATCCGAGAACTTGATGATTATAAAGAAACTCCTATCATTGCACTAACAGCATTTGCTATGAAAGGTGATCGGGAAAAATGTTTGGAGGCAGGTGCCACCGATTACATTCCCAAACCGATTGACAGTCAGGAGTTTATAGAAAAAGTAAAATACTATACAGAGAATAAAGTAATTAAAAAATAG